In a single window of the Pontibacter russatus genome:
- a CDS encoding sigma-54-dependent transcriptional regulator, translating into MPKILLIDDDPSFCMMLKAFLQRQQYEVETAFTANDGLRLLKSSSFNLVLTDFRLPDKDGLELLPQIKVLAEDVPVILMTHYADIRTAVRAIKMGAFEYITKPINPDETLLVIQNALHKKTEDSADAAPEAATRLPRFVMGKSREAAHIEEFISLVAPTYLSVIIEGESGTGKEYVARMIHERSKRQHMPFVAIDCGALSRELAGSELFGYLKGAFTGAMKDTQGQFEAAEGGTIFLDEIGNLPYEVQVKLLRALQERKVRKIGSTTDTDVDVRVLAATNEDLQQAVANGQFREDLYHRLNEFKINVPPLRERDDDVLLFANHFMQQANQEMDRNVAGFDEAAEEVLLTYTWPGNLRELKNVVKRAVLLAKGNLITTQDFPAEIVTFTPALTEPARVNGVTAAYAGIDAYDTDLKSINERNEKEMILQMLERVKYNKSKAARLLNIDRKTLYNKLKLYDIEA; encoded by the coding sequence ATGCCTAAGATATTATTAATTGATGATGACCCCTCGTTCTGCATGATGCTGAAGGCCTTTCTGCAAAGGCAGCAGTATGAAGTGGAAACTGCTTTTACAGCCAATGATGGGCTGCGTTTGCTCAAGTCGTCTTCTTTTAACCTGGTGCTGACGGATTTCCGGCTGCCTGACAAGGATGGGCTGGAACTGCTGCCCCAGATAAAGGTGCTGGCGGAGGACGTACCCGTTATCCTGATGACGCACTACGCCGACATCCGCACCGCCGTGCGGGCAATCAAGATGGGGGCCTTTGAGTACATCACCAAGCCCATCAACCCGGACGAGACCCTGCTGGTGATACAGAACGCCCTCCACAAGAAAACCGAAGACAGTGCAGATGCAGCGCCGGAAGCAGCAACCCGCCTCCCCAGGTTTGTGATGGGCAAAAGCCGCGAGGCGGCCCATATAGAAGAGTTTATATCCCTGGTTGCCCCTACCTACCTCTCTGTGATCATAGAAGGCGAGAGCGGCACCGGCAAGGAGTACGTGGCCCGCATGATCCATGAGCGCAGCAAACGGCAGCACATGCCTTTTGTGGCGATAGATTGCGGCGCGCTTTCCCGTGAACTGGCCGGGAGCGAACTGTTCGGTTACCTGAAGGGGGCCTTTACCGGGGCCATGAAAGACACGCAGGGACAATTTGAGGCAGCCGAAGGCGGCACCATTTTTTTGGATGAGATTGGCAACCTGCCTTACGAGGTGCAGGTGAAACTGCTGCGCGCGCTGCAGGAGCGCAAGGTGCGGAAGATAGGCAGCACCACCGACACAGACGTGGACGTGCGGGTGCTGGCAGCCACCAACGAGGACCTGCAGCAGGCCGTGGCCAACGGGCAGTTTCGAGAGGACCTGTACCACCGCCTGAACGAGTTTAAGATAAACGTGCCGCCGCTGCGCGAGCGCGATGATGACGTGCTCCTGTTTGCCAACCACTTCATGCAGCAGGCTAACCAGGAGATGGACAGGAACGTGGCGGGATTTGACGAGGCGGCGGAAGAGGTGCTGCTGACCTATACCTGGCCCGGCAACCTGCGCGAGTTGAAGAATGTGGTGAAGCGGGCGGTGCTGCTGGCCAAAGGCAATTTAATTACCACACAGGACTTCCCCGCTGAGATTGTGACGTTCACACCTGCCCTTACCGAGCCCGCCAGGGTAAACGGAGTGACTGCCGCATATGCCGGTATAGATGCATATGATACGGATTTGAAGAGCATCAACGAGCGCAACGAGAAGGAGATGATACTGCAGATGCTGGAGCGCGTGAAATACAACAAGTCGAAAGCAGCGCGCCTGCTCAACATCGACCGCAAAACGCTTTACAACAAACTGAAGCTGTACGATATCGAGGCTTAG
- the polA gene encoding DNA polymerase I, with protein MSEPRKKLFLLDALALIYRAHFAFSKNPRINSKGMNTGAALGFTNTLVEVLQKERPTHIGVAFDTAAKTFRHDNFADYKANRQAQPEDISIAIPYCKKIVEAFNIPVLILDGYEADDIIGTMACKAEKEGFDVYMMTPDKDYCQLVTEHVFLYKPAFLGNAVEVWDVQKVLDKWEIERVEQVIDILGLQGDAVDNIPGIPGIGEKTAKALIQRFGSVENLIANAEQLKGKQKENVVNFADQGMMSKELATIHCNVPLDFSAEALHYDGPNEERIAELFAELEFRQLAQRVLGQSLASAVSAPAAKPARKGKAADQSQTSLFGAAAVAAVEETDIAASGEAPAAMQTINSTIHSYHLIDTPELRQRLVKYLLKQDEISFDTETTSIDAITARLVGMSFCYIPGEAYYVPVPADDQQEAKRIVAEFKPVLENPNIAMVGQNIKYDILVMKNYDVEVQGPIFDTMLAHYLLEPEMRHNMDVLAETYLNYSPVPITDLIGPKGKNQKTMADLEPEEVKDYACEDADVTLQLKQYFEPLLQEQGLMKLFWDVETPLVQVIADMEKEGISIDSDALADISIQLESEIIGLEKRIFDIAGEQFNIGSPKQLGEILFDKLELHGKSKLKKTKTGQYATGEEILSKMAAEHEIVRLILEHRELTKLKSTYVDALPQLVCHLDGRVHTSFNQAVTATGRLSSTNPNLQNIPIRTERGREIRKAFVPRNNKHLIISADYSQIELRIMADFSGDPTMKEAFKNGIDIHASTASKVFHVPLEQVDSEMRRKAKTVNFGIIYGISAFGLAERLAIPRREAADIIEAYFQEFPAVKEYMDSTIEKARELEYAETLLGRRRYLRDINSRNQTIRAFAERNAINAPIQGTAADIIKIAMIHIQDYLKQEKLQTRMILQVHDELLFDAPKEEVEVVTPKIVELMTNALPLSVPMEVGLGVGENWLEAH; from the coding sequence ATGAGCGAACCACGTAAAAAACTGTTCCTGCTGGATGCCCTGGCACTTATATACCGCGCGCACTTTGCCTTCAGCAAGAACCCGCGCATTAACTCCAAAGGCATGAACACAGGCGCCGCCCTTGGCTTCACCAATACGCTGGTGGAGGTGCTGCAAAAGGAGCGGCCCACCCATATAGGCGTGGCGTTCGACACGGCAGCAAAAACCTTCCGACACGACAACTTCGCCGACTACAAAGCCAACCGCCAGGCACAGCCCGAGGACATCTCCATCGCCATCCCCTACTGCAAGAAGATTGTGGAGGCCTTCAACATTCCGGTGCTGATCCTGGACGGCTATGAGGCCGACGATATCATTGGCACCATGGCGTGCAAGGCAGAGAAGGAGGGCTTCGATGTCTATATGATGACGCCCGACAAGGACTATTGCCAACTCGTGACGGAGCACGTTTTCCTGTATAAGCCTGCTTTTTTGGGCAACGCCGTGGAGGTGTGGGACGTGCAGAAAGTGCTGGACAAGTGGGAAATCGAACGTGTGGAGCAGGTAATCGATATACTGGGCCTGCAGGGCGACGCCGTGGACAACATCCCGGGCATACCGGGCATTGGCGAGAAAACAGCCAAGGCGCTGATACAGCGCTTTGGCTCCGTGGAGAATCTGATTGCCAACGCGGAGCAACTGAAGGGAAAGCAGAAAGAGAATGTGGTGAACTTCGCGGACCAGGGGATGATGTCGAAAGAACTGGCGACGATTCACTGCAACGTGCCGCTTGATTTCAGCGCGGAAGCCCTGCATTACGACGGCCCGAACGAAGAACGAATTGCCGAACTCTTCGCGGAGTTGGAGTTCCGGCAGCTGGCGCAGCGCGTGCTGGGGCAAAGCCTGGCCTCGGCTGTTTCGGCGCCGGCTGCAAAACCGGCACGCAAAGGCAAGGCCGCTGACCAGAGCCAGACCTCGCTGTTTGGCGCTGCCGCCGTCGCAGCTGTAGAGGAAACAGACATAGCGGCCTCCGGGGAGGCTCCGGCTGCCATGCAAACCATCAACTCCACCATCCACAGCTATCACCTCATCGACACACCGGAGCTGCGCCAGCGCCTTGTAAAGTACCTGCTGAAGCAGGACGAGATTTCCTTCGACACAGAGACCACCAGCATAGACGCCATCACCGCCCGGCTCGTGGGCATGTCGTTCTGCTACATCCCTGGTGAGGCGTATTATGTGCCTGTGCCCGCCGACGACCAGCAGGAGGCGAAGCGCATCGTGGCCGAGTTTAAGCCCGTGCTGGAGAACCCGAACATCGCCATGGTCGGCCAGAACATCAAGTACGACATCCTGGTGATGAAGAACTACGACGTGGAGGTGCAGGGGCCGATTTTCGACACCATGCTGGCGCATTACCTGCTGGAGCCCGAGATGCGCCACAACATGGATGTGCTGGCCGAAACGTACCTCAACTACTCCCCTGTGCCCATCACCGACCTGATCGGTCCGAAAGGAAAGAACCAGAAAACCATGGCCGACCTGGAGCCGGAGGAGGTAAAAGACTACGCCTGCGAAGACGCCGACGTGACGCTGCAGCTAAAGCAGTACTTTGAGCCGCTGCTGCAGGAGCAGGGCCTGATGAAGCTGTTCTGGGATGTGGAGACGCCGCTGGTGCAGGTCATCGCTGACATGGAGAAGGAGGGCATCAGCATCGACTCGGATGCGCTGGCTGATATATCTATTCAACTGGAATCTGAAATTATAGGGCTGGAGAAGCGCATATTTGATATAGCCGGCGAGCAGTTCAACATCGGCTCGCCGAAGCAGCTGGGTGAGATACTTTTTGACAAACTGGAACTGCACGGCAAAAGCAAGCTCAAGAAAACAAAGACCGGCCAGTACGCCACCGGCGAAGAGATCCTCTCAAAGATGGCCGCAGAGCACGAGATCGTGCGCCTCATACTGGAGCACCGCGAGCTGACGAAGCTCAAATCGACGTACGTGGATGCGCTGCCGCAACTCGTCTGCCACCTCGACGGCCGCGTGCACACCTCCTTTAACCAGGCCGTCACCGCCACCGGCCGCCTCAGTTCCACCAACCCGAACCTGCAGAACATCCCGATCCGGACGGAGCGCGGCCGCGAGATCCGCAAGGCCTTTGTGCCCCGCAACAACAAGCACCTGATCATCTCCGCCGACTACTCCCAGATTGAGCTGCGCATCATGGCCGATTTCAGCGGCGACCCGACCATGAAGGAAGCCTTCAAAAACGGCATCGACATTCACGCCTCCACGGCCAGCAAAGTGTTTCATGTGCCGCTGGAGCAGGTGGACAGCGAGATGCGGCGCAAGGCCAAGACGGTGAACTTCGGGATCATATATGGCATCTCCGCTTTCGGGCTGGCGGAGCGCCTGGCGATCCCGCGCCGCGAGGCCGCCGATATCATCGAAGCGTACTTCCAGGAGTTCCCGGCGGTGAAGGAGTATATGGACAGCACCATTGAGAAGGCACGGGAACTGGAGTATGCCGAGACGCTGCTGGGCCGCCGCCGCTACCTCCGCGACATCAACTCGCGCAACCAGACCATCCGCGCCTTTGCCGAGCGCAACGCCATCAATGCCCCCATCCAGGGAACCGCTGCTGACATCATCAAGATCGCGATGATCCATATACAGGATTACCTGAAGCAGGAGAAGCTGCAGACGCGCATGATCCTGCAGGTGCACGACGAACTGCTCTTTGATGCCCCGAAAGAGGAAGTGGAGGTCGTAACGCCGAAGATCGTGGAGCTGATGACGAACGCCCTGCCGCTGAGCGTGCCGATGGAAGTAGGCCTGGGCGTGGGCGAAAACTGGCTGGAGGCGCATTAA
- a CDS encoding SGNH/GDSL hydrolase family protein, whose translation MKRHLYKPGVLAALFAGVLLAGCDPEIDAPAPTAGETADFSTYIAVGNSLTAGYQDNGLYLDGQLNSYPAILAEQLQLVGGGDFTQPLFTQEQKNGSGYLRLTGFSAQGTPITAPVTDQLAVTRPNGLLTKYTGPIQNLGVPDIRVADITSTSYSSANPYYERITPDTAPNQTYLERVAATDHTFFSMWLGNNDVLLYATSGGAFSGGVLNSDFRTITPTNTFDANYAAMLNTLTADGQEGIVGTIPGVEAVPFFTTVGPVLKQSLDANGIPGFVALTGGGRDRIQVAAGQINAPQNGVLIPLTASAYAPLLAQPTGKYWRDLARQVSPSKDALVVRGTLLSLLAAYQIDTTQMFGLSGGNPWPSALLLDMAEISNIKAATEAFNSIIRAQAENRGLAIFDANQFFTAIQGGFSENGVAYSPAYISGNLFSLDGVHPTPRGYAIIANEMIKAINSKYNAKIPTVDVTQYRAVLFP comes from the coding sequence ATGAAAAGACATCTATATAAACCAGGTGTGCTGGCGGCTCTTTTTGCTGGCGTGCTGCTTGCTGGCTGCGACCCGGAGATTGACGCACCGGCGCCAACGGCTGGGGAAACGGCTGATTTCTCTACTTACATTGCCGTGGGCAACTCCCTGACAGCAGGTTACCAGGACAATGGGTTGTACCTCGATGGCCAGTTGAATTCCTATCCGGCGATTCTGGCGGAACAGCTGCAGTTGGTGGGCGGCGGCGATTTTACGCAGCCGCTGTTCACGCAAGAGCAGAAGAATGGCTCCGGTTATCTGCGGCTGACAGGCTTCAGCGCGCAGGGCACACCCATCACTGCGCCTGTTACAGACCAGCTTGCCGTGACAAGGCCCAATGGCCTGCTCACAAAGTACACCGGACCAATACAAAACCTGGGCGTGCCTGACATCCGGGTGGCAGATATCACCTCGACAAGCTACAGTAGCGCGAACCCGTACTATGAGCGAATCACGCCTGACACTGCTCCCAACCAAACGTACCTGGAGCGTGTAGCCGCCACTGACCATACCTTCTTTAGCATGTGGTTGGGAAACAACGACGTGCTGCTTTATGCAACTTCCGGCGGTGCGTTTTCAGGCGGTGTGTTAAACTCCGATTTCCGGACGATCACACCTACAAACACCTTCGATGCAAACTATGCTGCCATGCTTAACACCTTGACTGCAGACGGGCAGGAGGGCATCGTAGGCACTATACCGGGTGTGGAGGCTGTTCCTTTCTTCACAACAGTAGGGCCAGTCTTAAAGCAATCGCTGGATGCAAACGGCATTCCGGGTTTTGTGGCCCTTACAGGAGGGGGCAGAGACCGTATTCAAGTGGCAGCAGGCCAGATCAATGCTCCCCAAAATGGCGTTTTGATTCCTCTGACGGCTTCTGCTTACGCTCCTTTGCTGGCGCAGCCTACCGGCAAGTACTGGAGAGACCTGGCCCGACAGGTAAGCCCAAGCAAAGATGCGCTGGTGGTGCGGGGAACACTTCTAAGCCTGTTGGCCGCCTACCAGATTGACACGACCCAAATGTTCGGTCTTTCGGGAGGCAACCCCTGGCCAAGCGCGCTGTTGCTCGACATGGCAGAAATATCCAATATAAAAGCTGCCACAGAGGCTTTCAACAGCATTATCAGAGCGCAGGCTGAGAACAGAGGACTGGCAATTTTTGATGCCAATCAGTTCTTTACTGCTATTCAGGGAGGATTTTCGGAAAATGGCGTCGCTTATTCTCCGGCTTATATATCCGGCAACCTGTTCTCCCTGGACGGCGTCCACCCCACGCCGAGAGGCTACGCCATCATCGCGAATGAAATGATCAAGGCCATCAACAGCAAGTACAACGCTAAAATCCCGACAGTGGATGTGACGCAGTACCGCGCGGTGCTTTTCCCGTAA
- a CDS encoding OmpP1/FadL family transporter, with translation MKNKIIALLGGTLLSASAMAGGFQVNLASQRQIGMGHTGTGIYTGTSSIFFNPGAMSYLRENGVTVGVSGIVSKIAYRAPEPGGAEALTDSPVGTPFQLYAVYGINDKLKAGLGVYTPFGSSVVWGDAWSGRFGLNELSLTAVFIQPTLSYQLTDKLGVGVGFVYSVGGVNLQRSIPVQNQQGEYGKAELDGNASGLGFNAGVFFQPTEKFSVGLSYRSRVDMKVEGGDATFTVAPSISGRFPEGTQFDAELPLPSTLSLGIGYMPTEALTLAVDISRVGWSAYESLRFDYSKTVNGADFTENARNYEDAYIYRVGAEYRVSEGLALRAGAYLDKTPVQDGYLTPETPDADSRGLSVGVGYAVTDNISLDASFLYINKKERTDTGAASGGIAGTYKSVAYIPGLAVNFTF, from the coding sequence ATGAAAAACAAAATTATAGCCCTACTGGGAGGCACGTTACTCTCGGCCTCGGCCATGGCCGGCGGCTTCCAGGTGAACCTCGCCAGCCAGCGCCAGATAGGCATGGGCCACACCGGCACCGGCATTTATACCGGCACGTCCAGCATCTTCTTTAACCCCGGGGCTATGAGCTACCTGCGCGAGAACGGCGTTACGGTTGGAGTAAGCGGCATCGTCTCCAAAATTGCGTACCGGGCCCCGGAGCCGGGCGGGGCGGAGGCCCTGACGGACAGCCCCGTGGGAACTCCCTTCCAGCTATATGCAGTATATGGCATCAACGACAAACTGAAGGCCGGTTTGGGCGTGTACACCCCCTTTGGCAGTTCGGTGGTGTGGGGCGATGCGTGGAGCGGCCGTTTTGGACTGAACGAGCTCTCGCTGACGGCCGTTTTCATCCAGCCGACGCTCAGTTACCAGTTGACGGACAAGCTGGGTGTGGGTGTGGGCTTCGTGTATTCGGTGGGCGGGGTAAACCTGCAGCGCAGCATTCCGGTGCAAAACCAGCAGGGCGAATATGGCAAGGCGGAACTGGACGGCAACGCGAGCGGCCTCGGCTTCAACGCGGGTGTTTTCTTTCAGCCTACCGAAAAGTTCTCGGTGGGGCTAAGCTACCGCTCGCGCGTAGATATGAAAGTGGAGGGCGGCGATGCCACGTTCACCGTTGCCCCGTCTATCAGCGGGCGCTTCCCGGAGGGCACGCAGTTTGACGCGGAGCTTCCTCTGCCTTCCACGCTTTCCCTCGGAATCGGCTATATGCCCACCGAGGCCCTGACGCTGGCCGTGGACATTAGCCGGGTGGGCTGGAGCGCCTACGAGAGCCTGCGCTTCGACTACTCCAAAACAGTGAACGGGGCAGACTTTACAGAGAACGCCCGCAACTACGAGGATGCCTATATATACCGTGTCGGCGCTGAGTACAGGGTGAGCGAGGGCCTGGCGCTCCGGGCCGGAGCCTACCTGGACAAGACGCCCGTGCAGGATGGCTACCTGACGCCCGAGACACCGGACGCTGATTCCCGCGGGCTGTCTGTTGGGGTGGGCTATGCTGTTACCGACAACATCAGCCTCGACGCGTCTTTCCTGTACATCAACAAAAAAGAGAGAACTGACACCGGCGCGGCCTCCGGCGGCATTGCCGGCACTTACAAGTCTGTGGCCTATATACCGGGCCTGGCTGTGAACTTCACCTTTTAA
- a CDS encoding NAD(P)/FAD-dependent oxidoreductase has translation MYDVIVIGGGPAGLNAAMLLGRSRRKVLLFDGGKPRNRWSRSMNGFLTSDGMNPREFIQRGRAELEKYSVEIKDIEVASATYSKGQFVVNDAGGTVYRSRKLLLATGLKDNWPEVEGFEEFYGRSVHHCPYCDGWESRDKPIAVYGKDRSGIGQALAMKNWSDDVTLFTDGTDKLQRADLELLELNGIKVVKGKIDRLEGEDGMLQHIALKNGERVPQQVLFFSEGARQQSDLGEMLGCEFTSKGVVKTRRKQQSNIPGLYVAGDAARDMQMVIVAAAEGAKAGVAINMDLQQEDRKRVPEAERHM, from the coding sequence ATGTATGATGTGATAGTGATAGGAGGAGGGCCAGCCGGGCTGAACGCTGCCATGCTGCTGGGCCGCTCAAGGCGAAAGGTACTATTGTTCGATGGGGGCAAGCCCCGCAACCGCTGGTCCCGGAGCATGAACGGCTTCCTGACCAGCGACGGCATGAACCCGCGTGAGTTTATACAGCGGGGCCGCGCAGAGCTGGAAAAATACAGCGTTGAGATAAAGGATATAGAAGTAGCCTCTGCCACTTACAGCAAAGGCCAGTTTGTGGTGAACGACGCCGGGGGCACTGTGTACCGCTCGCGCAAGCTGCTGCTGGCCACCGGACTGAAGGACAACTGGCCGGAGGTGGAAGGTTTTGAGGAGTTCTACGGCAGGAGCGTACACCACTGCCCCTACTGCGACGGCTGGGAGAGCCGCGACAAGCCCATTGCGGTATATGGCAAAGACCGCAGCGGCATCGGGCAGGCGCTGGCCATGAAAAACTGGAGCGACGACGTGACGCTATTCACCGATGGCACCGACAAGTTGCAGCGCGCTGACCTGGAGCTGCTGGAGCTGAACGGGATAAAAGTAGTGAAAGGAAAAATTGACCGCCTGGAGGGAGAAGACGGCATGCTGCAGCACATTGCGCTGAAGAACGGCGAACGGGTTCCGCAACAGGTCCTGTTTTTCTCAGAGGGCGCCCGTCAGCAGTCTGATTTGGGCGAAATGCTGGGCTGTGAGTTCACCAGCAAGGGCGTTGTGAAAACCCGCCGGAAGCAGCAGTCCAATATTCCGGGTTTATATGTGGCCGGCGACGCGGCCCGCGACATGCAGATGGTGATAGTGGCCGCCGCAGAAGGGGCCAAGGCGGGCGTCGCCATCAACATGGATTTGCAGCAGGAAGACCGGAAGCGCGTGCCTGAGGCGGAGCGCCACATGTAG
- a CDS encoding cyanophycinase — MEQVKGKLIALGGGDDEGLIKLIRSKICERTAHIEVIATATPQPLDAINSGNAYKEAFEELGCSNVRFMRIDENHPADTPENLQRIGSASVIFFTGGDQVRLANFLNGTQLLHIMRHRYRAEDIIISGTSAGAAIMSDRMIYDGYGHYSLIKGEMKTTEGCSFIRHVYIDTHFAERGRFGRLAHAVAHEPEYIGVGLSEETGIIIKGGDQVEVFGPGVVTIIDGGDIRFSNTRAVEENEPIAVDNLKMHLLVHGYRYCLREHLFQAVPQGERATPEAVPGG; from the coding sequence ATGGAACAGGTGAAAGGAAAATTGATTGCACTGGGCGGCGGGGATGACGAAGGCCTGATTAAACTTATCCGAAGCAAGATATGCGAACGGACGGCACATATAGAAGTGATTGCCACGGCCACGCCGCAGCCTTTGGATGCCATAAACTCGGGCAATGCTTACAAAGAAGCCTTTGAGGAACTTGGCTGCAGCAACGTGCGCTTTATGCGGATAGATGAGAACCACCCCGCCGACACCCCCGAAAACCTGCAGCGCATCGGCAGCGCCAGCGTTATCTTCTTCACCGGAGGAGACCAGGTGCGGCTGGCAAACTTCCTGAACGGCACGCAACTACTCCACATCATGCGCCACCGTTACCGCGCGGAGGACATCATTATCTCCGGCACCAGCGCGGGCGCCGCCATCATGTCTGACCGGATGATATATGATGGCTACGGGCACTATTCGCTCATCAAAGGCGAGATGAAAACCACCGAGGGCTGCTCCTTTATCAGGCATGTGTATATAGACACGCACTTTGCGGAGCGGGGCCGCTTTGGCAGGCTGGCGCACGCGGTGGCCCACGAGCCGGAGTATATCGGTGTCGGGTTGAGCGAAGAGACTGGCATCATTATCAAGGGAGGTGACCAGGTGGAGGTGTTCGGGCCCGGTGTGGTGACCATCATCGATGGCGGCGATATCCGTTTCTCGAATACCCGCGCGGTGGAAGAGAACGAGCCGATCGCGGTAGATAACCTGAAGATGCACCTGCTGGTACACGGCTACCGCTACTGCCTGCGCGAGCACCTGTTTCAGGCGGTGCCGCAGGGCGAGCGCGCCACCCCCGAGGCAGTGCCCGGCGGGTAG
- a CDS encoding sterol desaturase family protein, with translation MKIIFPKFDNIGMPLLGMAAAALFVLEAKRQLRRRTRPKMERLLENGSVAAAALPALRLLLVPGMYAAAQRAQAYNFGLLRWLGLPKWVRYAAGFLLLDYTNYLWHVLLHKSDLLWRFHNVHHSDLDLDLSTAWRFHIGENIASVPYRATAIALIGVPAPLVLFYEVIFEGAAAFHHSNLRLPYRAERQLCKFIVTPRMHGIHHSIVARETNSNFSVIFSCWDRLHRSLRLNVPQDEITIGVPAYRDPQEQSPKRLFMLPFERQRPWQLPDGTVPDREERQPRQVLLP, from the coding sequence ATGAAAATCATATTTCCTAAGTTTGATAATATAGGCATGCCACTGCTGGGCATGGCCGCTGCGGCGCTGTTTGTGCTGGAGGCGAAACGGCAACTGCGGCGGCGCACGCGCCCCAAAATGGAGCGGCTGCTGGAAAACGGGAGCGTGGCGGCGGCGGCGCTGCCCGCCCTGCGGCTGTTGCTGGTGCCCGGCATGTACGCTGCCGCGCAACGGGCGCAGGCATATAACTTTGGGCTGCTGCGCTGGCTGGGGTTGCCAAAGTGGGTCCGATACGCGGCGGGGTTCCTGCTGCTCGACTACACCAACTACCTGTGGCACGTGCTGCTGCACAAGTCCGACCTGCTCTGGCGCTTCCACAACGTACACCACTCCGACCTGGACCTGGACCTCTCCACGGCCTGGCGCTTCCATATAGGCGAGAACATCGCCTCGGTGCCTTACCGCGCCACCGCCATCGCTTTAATTGGGGTGCCTGCGCCGCTGGTGCTTTTTTACGAGGTGATTTTTGAGGGCGCCGCCGCCTTTCACCACTCCAACCTGCGGCTGCCTTACCGCGCAGAGCGCCAGCTTTGCAAGTTCATCGTAACGCCGCGCATGCACGGCATCCACCACTCCATTGTGGCCCGCGAAACCAACAGCAACTTCTCCGTCATCTTCTCGTGCTGGGACCGCCTGCACCGGTCGCTGCGCCTGAACGTGCCGCAGGATGAGATTACGATTGGCGTGCCCGCCTACCGCGATCCGCAGGAGCAGTCGCCGAAGCGCCTGTTTATGCTGCCCTTTGAGCGGCAGCGGCCGTGGCAACTGCCAGACGGCACGGTGCCGGATCGGGAAGAGCGCCAGCCCCGGCAGGTGTTGCTTCCTTAG